The genomic DNA TTATAAAAACCCTTTTGTTGTAACAAAGggagatatattttttcttttgcttgactataatttaatttttttttttttttttttatcatcgaACATAAAACAcattatgatattttttaaaaaaggatataataaattattcattCATTTTAACTACAATGTAATTATAAAACATCATTTCAGTAGCTTAGATTTAAACAGAGTtagtttaaaaaaacaaaggaAAGAAAAATTTGAGGAGGTATGGAAGAACATTATTCGTAAGAAGTATATCAAAAGAATTGTAGATATTTTTGAaatagaagaagaaaaaaagaaaaaacaaaaaaacagcagcaacaacaacaacaaaaaaaataaagatgaatATGTTAATGTACATTTatgtgatgataaaaattttttagaTGCTGCTAAAACGtgttattttgttttagGATCTGAAGGTGTAGgtaaaaaatttatgatTGAAAAAGCTAAGGAgatatttatgaataatcataataatgagatgagaaaaaaaacgaaaaatatattttttgaatatgaTTGTAGAGAAAGGAATGATATAAACTTCTGTATGAAAATGTATACACTTGAATATTCTTTacgatataaattattaaaagaattaaatgatgatataataaataattctatAAATCTTAAggatatatatgaacatatgatatataaagataatataaatgaatctTATAATATGTTATCAAAATGGAGAGATTtctttatacatatatatgagcATCCAgaattatatgattattttaataaaaatgatttaaaagaaattaataattatcaacacatgataaaagaaaataaatataattatgaaatgTGGTATGCATTTCTTGATATGCTTTTAAGAAAATTAAACGTTAAAGttttttgtaattattttaatcatTTCAGtgcttatttatattttttcaaaatgttATCAGATTAtgaagaatattattattataaaaaatatacaaataatattttattaaattatactAACGGTAcatttatacatacatactttttatatataattcaaaatttacaacaaatatataactacaatttcttttttcttttttatcattttcatttttttttattaagttCACAACCTATGAGagattttaatttctttgtTCATTTAGTTAATAACAATATACATTCCATTCATTATCGATTTCCTATTGTCATTCATGCTATAAAAAATTTGGAAATTATGAAAtccatttttatgtataataatataatcataaaatGGATACGTGATCAAAATATAGCTAGCCAAACTAAAATGAGACAATTACAAAAGGAAGAAGACAAcgatttatatttaaagaaaaacaaacacgatcataatataaaaaggagtaacaataaaaataatgctAACAATAATATGTCTTTTGTAGAAGATGttcaatataatattcataacaAAATGAATcacaatatgaatatttcttcttttactaatttatatgataataaatctGAAGAAGAAAACCAACACATTTTTGAAGAACATACCTTCAATATGaccaataaaataaaaaacaaaacagaCAAAAATGAACAGATAGAAAGaagtaattattataaaaaatatcaagatacattacaaaataataaagtaaatcatattcatataaattctTATAAAACTTCTGATGAATATGAATTAATAATggataatataatagaaataGACGATTTCTCATATGATATGATAAAATCTATTTTAATACCCCATTTTacaaataatgaagatatatgtaattatatttataaatatatcggAGGTAATATTCAgttgataaaaattatatgcaAAAGCTTATACGAATTAAACCAACAgtttaatgaaaatgaaattattaaacAAATTGAAGATGCAAGGAAACAAAATATTACTTATGATATGGAcgaagaagaagatgatattttaaattctaataaaaaaaaaaccataGAACAAATTATaacctataaaaaaaatgaaaaagaaaaattatttttaaaagatttatGTGAACAAGTGTTACATAATTTTATCTTAAACTttgaacaaaaaattatacaattTTTTACCTTAccaaatatagaaaaaatgaaaattaatCAAGATGATCATAACgaaacaaatgaaaaatattatgaaaataataataaaataaaaaataaaacaaatgatCATAACTCTAATAATGAacataatatacaaaataataaacccttaaattttatacaattttattttactatTTTTGAAACCATCcgttattttttaaaaaaacaaaaagtcttttgtcataatattattaatctAAACAATCCTATACTTTTAGGCTTAATcgatgtaaatataatacattataattatcaagaTAAATATCTAGaattaacaaataaattttatcatATCTTATTACTGAATTATAtagaattaaattataaacaaTATCCCCTCAAACTGAGGATTCAATATAATGTTAATTATATGcttaattataaaatcatAGAGCACGAGTATAAGTTATTGGAATGTAAAAATTGAAtgtaaattaatataaatgttatatgtgcacaaataaatgtatattaatataaatgttatatgttcatagataaatgtatattaatataaatgttatatgtgcacaaataaatgtatattaatataaatgttatatatatgtatacataattgtatatattatataacatcaacaatatgtattattactattatgattttttttttttttttttgtataaattgaaatttatatatttcaaccttttatattttttttttttatgtggtatatattatatcaagcTTTTAAAACacttatttttcatttttattttcgtCATCATAAAAATGAGGAAAGCTAACGACCTCTTCAATGTTTTGTCTAAAAGGTAAAGAAACATGTATaagattatatatgtaaatatttacatgttgatatatatatatatatatatatatatatatatatatatatgtgtttattttatttattatttttcttctttttaatCTTGCCTTGGCATGAGCCATTCCAATATTTGACATCCAATATAACTTATCATAATTATGAATATGTAAATTATACCTACAAGAAtggaaaaataaacaaatatatatatatatataaatatatacatatatatatattttattttttatattactaaAAACTGTATTAATTTcgtatatttttcttatcctATTAAACAAGCTTGGATTTGCGTAATTTAATACTTTCATATACACCTTTTcctatattataaaaacaatgaaataagaataaatataaaaatataaaaatataaaacatttacataaatgaacatatatGTTAAGgctaatatcattatattatttacaatattaataatatttatgtattatgtTTCTTTACCGTCTTTTCAGCTACTTTTTCCCAAGAGTACATTTTGGTTAgctagataaaaaaaaaaaaaaaaaaaaaaaaaaatatgaacaagtcataaacacacacacacacacacatatatatatatattttatgtatgttgtataaataaaattcttttttttttttttttttttttttttttttttttttttaccctTTGGTGGAATAAATTTGAGTCGACCTTTTGTACAATTTTTAATGCTTTATCGACTGCTTTACATAATTCGATATGATTGGGTTTAGCTAAAATCATCATATCACGTGGTAAGACTTCAGATATTCCACCCACATCAGTTGATATGACAAGCAAACCACAACTAGCTGCTTCAATTATAGCAATACAGAAAGCTTCTGTTAATgatgtatttaaaaatatatgaccAGTTTGTAAaacattttttacattttcttGTTTTACTTTTCCTAATAATACAACCGAATTATGTAAGTGATACTTTTCTCTCATTTCTTCTAATAACAATCTTTTAGGACCTTCTCCTcctataataaattttatgaatGGATATTTTTGACATACTAATGGTATTACCTTAACTATCAAATCTATACCTTTCCTATATGTTAACCTActtataacaataatatttattcttgGAAACTTTGGTCTTTTACTAATACAAGGAACAAATTTTGTAGTATCAAGAGCATTTCCTATAACAGATGTTTTATATGGATTACTTTCTGTTCTCAAAACTAAATTTTCTCTATTCGTATGTGAAACACATATAGAATGATCAACAT from Plasmodium sp. gorilla clade G2 genome assembly, chromosome: 10 includes the following:
- a CDS encoding phosphatidylinositol N-acetylglucosaminyltransferase subunit A, putative, with translation MKDAVSEYNIYKKEKDKNIIYKKERKCCICMVSDFFYPNLGGIETHIFELSKNLIKKGFKVIVVTNFNNNRHGIRWMGNGIKVYYLPFQPFLDVVSFPNIIGTLPLCRNILYREKVDIVHGHQATSALAHQFILHAKTLGIKTIYTDHSLYSFSDKGCIHVNKLLKYCINDVDHSICVSHTNRENLVLRTESNPYKTSVIGNALDTTKFVPCISKRPKFPRINIIVISRLTYRKGIDLIVKVIPLVCQKYPFIKFIIGGEGPKRLLLEEMREKYHLHNSVVLLGKVKQENVKNVLQTGHIFLNTSLTEAFCIAIIEAASCGLLVISTDVGGISEVLPRDMMILAKPNHIELCKAVDKALKIVQKVDSNLFHQRLTKMYSWEKVAEKTEKVYMKVLNYANPSLFNRIRKIYEINTVFSIIYIFIIMISYIGYKTLKRSLAFLIFMMTKIKMKNKCFKSLI